A single Lactuca sativa cultivar Salinas chromosome 8, Lsat_Salinas_v11, whole genome shotgun sequence DNA region contains:
- the LOC111912110 gene encoding uncharacterized mitochondrial protein AtMg00810-like — protein sequence MAERPLLTPDLEGESVDQTHYRSMIGSLMYLTASRPDVMFTVCQCARYQANPKLSHLFAVKQIFRYLKGCLKLGLWYPKNPEFDLYAFVDSNYGGCELDRKFTSGGCQFLGDRLVSWQCKKQHTVSTTTAEVEYVTASACCS from the coding sequence ATGGCGGAGAGACCTCTACTAACCCCTGATCTTGAaggtgaatccgtagatcagacgcATTATCGATCAATGATAGGATCACTCATGTATCTGACTGCTAGTCGCCCAGACGTAATGTTTACGGTCTGTCAATGTGCTCGCTACcaagctaatcctaaactttctcacCTATTTGCTGTTAAACAAATTTTTCGGTACCTCAAAGGTTGCCtaaaactgggtctttggtatccgaaaaatccaGAATTTGACCTTTATGCTTTTGTAGACAGCAACTATGGCGGGTGTGAGCTTGATAGAAAATTCACttcaggaggatgccaatttctgggaGATAGATTGgtctcatggcagtgcaagaagcaacaTACCGTTTCCACCACAACAGCAGAAGTGGAGTATGTCACTGCGTCTGCATGTTGTTCTTAa
- the LOC111912111 gene encoding uncharacterized mitochondrial protein AtMg00810-like, which translates to MDNCSSAKVPMAFGYKISADPSGEYVDHKTFRGIIGSLMYLTVSRTDIVFATGVCARYQAGPKVSHLTAAKQILRYLKGSKFLGLWYPAGNDFSLQAFTDADHARCKLDRMSTSGGCQFLGERLVSWSSRKQSCVSLSTAEAEYVATASCCSQVLWMKTQLLDYG; encoded by the coding sequence atggacaattGTTCATCTGCTAAGGTCCCCATGGCATTTGGATATAaaatctctgctgatccctctggaGAATACGTGGATCACAAGACCTTTAGAGGCATCATAGGTTCCTTGATGTACCTCACCGTAAGCAGAACAGACATTGTCTTTGcgactggtgtatgtgcaaggtacCAGGCTGGCCCAAAGGTCTCTCACCTAACCGCAGCCAAACAGATTCTTCGGTACTTGAAAGGAAGCAAATtccttggtctatggtaccccgcaggcaatgaCTTCAGCCTGCAAGCTTTCACAGATGCGGATCACGCTAGATGCAAGCTCGATCGAATGAGCacttcaggtggatgtcaatttttgggtGAACGTCTCGTCAGCTGGTCTTCAAGGAAACAAagttgtgtatctctgtctactgcagaagctgagtaCGTGGCCACAGCCAGCTGTTGCTCACAAGTCctatggatgaaaacacaactatTAGACTACGGTTAA